The following proteins are encoded in a genomic region of Brachypodium distachyon strain Bd21 chromosome 1, Brachypodium_distachyon_v3.0, whole genome shotgun sequence:
- the LOC100845569 gene encoding AP2-like ethylene-responsive transcription factor AIL5 — MDMDMSSTTHPHHWLSFSLSNNYHHGLLEALSSSSSAHQLGDQEGTVDETPKMEDFLGGVGSGAAGTTAVDQIGCGELGSIAAGFLHQYSAPGMPENHGAVTVAAATTDLVESDQARRPAETFGQRTSIYRGVTRHRWTGRYEAHLWDNSCRREGQSRKGRQVYLGGYDKEDKAARAYDLAALKYWGPTTTTNFPVTNYETELEEMQSMTRQEFIASLRRKSSGFSRGASIYRGVTRHHQHGRWQARIGRVAGNKDLYLGTFSTQEEAAEAYDIAAIKFRGLNAVTNFDMSRYDVESILSSDLPVGGGAATRASKFQADPSLPPQNAGVVSPDMLPPLEKDYWSQLALHYQQQQQQQHQQQQQQHQQQFHASAFQTYGSGVNVDFTMGTSSHSSSNGGAMWGATGQQDDGNRQSNSYSSDIPYAAAAAMVSGSAAVYEGSTGNNGTWVTSNPSTAPQFYNYLFGME, encoded by the exons ATGGACATGGACATGAGCTCGACGACTCACCCTCATCACTGGCTCTCCTTTTCCCTCTCCAACAACTACCACCACGGCCTCCTCGAGGCCCTGtccagctcctcctctgcGCATCAACTTG GAGATCAAGAGGGGACAGTGGATGAGACGCCTAAGATGGAGGACTTTCTAGGTGGTGTGGGCAGCGGCGCTGCTGGAACGACCGCGGTGGATCAGATCGGCTGCGGCGAGCTTGGTAGCATCGCTGCCGGGTTCTTGCACCAGTATTCGGCGCCTGGGATGCCGGAGAATCATGGCGCGGTTACCgttgcggcggcgacgaccgACCTGGTGGAATCCGATCAGGCCAGGAGGCCCGCAGAGACGTTTGGCCAGCGGACCTCCATCTACCGCGGCGTCACCAG GCACCGGTGGACGGGGAGATACGAGGCACACCTGTGGGACAACAGCTGCCGCCGGGAAGGTCAAAGCCGCAAAGGCCGCCAAG TCTACTTAG GAGGTTATGATAAGGAGGACAAGGCCGCACGAGCTTATGACCTCGCGGCGCTCAAGTATTGGGGCccgaccaccaccaccaacttCCCG GTGACCAACTATGAGACGGAGTTGGAGGAGATGCAATCGATGACGAGGCAGGAGTTCATCGCGTCGCTTCGCAG GAAGAGCAGCGGCTTCTCACGAGGGGCATCCATCTACAGAGGAGTAACAAG GCATCATCAGCATGGCCGGTGGCAGGCAAGGATCGGCAGGGTGGCCGGAAACAAGGACCTGTACCTGGGCACTTTCA GTACgcaggaggaggcagcggaggCGTATGACATTGCGGCGATCAAGTTCCGTGGCCTCAACGCTGTTACCAACTTCGACATGAGCCGCTATGATGTCGAGAGCATCCTCAGCAGTGACCTGCCAGTCGGGGGTGGGGCAGCTACCCGTGCTTCCAAATTCCAGGCAGACCCATCACTGCCACCGCAGAATGCTGGCGTGGTGTCACCAGACATGCTGCCGCCGTTGGAGAAGGACTACTGGTCCCAGCTCGCCCTGCactaccagcagcagcagcagcagcaacatcaacaacagcaacagcaacatcaGCAACAGTTTCATGCCTCTGCATTTCAGACCTATGGCTCCGGCGTGAACGTAGACTTCACAATGGGCACAAGcagccacagcagcagcaacggtGGTGCCATGTGGGGTGCAACTGGGCAGCAGGACGACGGCAACAGGCAGAGCAACAGCTATTCCAGCGACATTCCttatgctgctgctgctgccatggTGTCTGGATCAGCAGCTGTGTATGAGGGCTCCACTGGCAACAATGGCACCTGGGTCACGAGCAACCCAAGCACAGCTCCTCAATTCTACAACTATCTCTTCGGAATGGAGTAG
- the LOC100826189 gene encoding glutamate receptor 2.2, translating into MGCDSQQSAQMNCKPSRLQVMEKAPRAILFLLLIVGFGVAQNTTSKGDEFHVGVILDLGTLAGKVARTSISLAVEDFYSVHRNHRTKLVLHIRDSMGSDVQAASAAIELLENYKVQAIVGPQKSSEVLFISNIGNITQVPIVSFTATSPSLTSDSMPYFVRATLNDSAQVNSIALLIKAYGWREVVPVYEDTDYGRGILPSLIEALQEIDARVPYRSVTPSSATSEIITQELYKLKAMQTRVFIVHMSPTMTSLFFTKAKEAGMMNKGFVWITTDGVANIIDSLDPSVIEAMNGVLGVRYYVPKSQELDSFTIRWNRMYQRDNPDESPFNKLSIVGLWGYDMIRALAQAAEKAGISSVTNKQPQSIKNSTCLDSMVISTNGPDLLTAIVQNKFRGISGDFDLTNRQLTVSVFQIINVVGRGWREIGFWTVNSGLSRQFNQTGLKITGPALMIDLNPVIWPGESTEIPRGWEIPTIGKKLRVGVRTSIYPEFIETFRDHATGETRASGLSVEIFEEAVKRLPFALTYEYLAFDTADPRSKGSYDDFVNQVYLQKYDIAVADTTIRCNRSLFVDFTVPYTESGVGMIVPVKENMIKNMWIFLKPLSAGMWFGSIIFFMYTGVVVWLLEYLDGNEHVHGPFSLKQLGITMFFSISEENEKLERFLSRIVLRVWMFVLLVLTSSYTASFASMLTVEQLSPTVTDVHELQKKGEYVGFHNGSYIEGLLLDIGFDRSKIRPYDTPEDLYDALSNGSKNGGIAALVLEVPYIKLFLAKYNKGYTMVGPIYKSAGFAFVLPKNSPLRAEISRAILNITESAKIIQIEKKWVDSNSHQNDDKTDGSDAITFESFGGLFLLTGIVTACSLFVAVLMNGYKKYQQNGGSKGDNQNECGHEKKGEDGDSQGEQRDPNINDMEKQATLPVSHSLNTNGDQLPDSKDNDICCRCTQNNKGRQKYEVIKWLKVSTNLSKVHLSISTINNQLPGKPG; encoded by the exons ATGGGATGTGATTCTCAACAATCAGCACAAATGAACTGTAAACCTTCCAGGCTCCAAGTAATGGAGAAAGCACCTCGAGCCATCCTCTTCCTGTTACTCATTGTCGGTTTTGGCGTAGCCCAAAATACCACCAGCAAAGGAGATGAATTCCATGTCGGAGTGATCCTCGACCTGGGCACGCTGGCAGGAAAAGTGGCACGAACAAGCATTTCATTGGCCGTTGAAGATTTCTACTCGGTCCACCGAAACCACCGCACAAAGCTCGTTCTGCACATTAGGGACTCCATGGGCAGCGATGTTCAGGCTGCCTCTGCAG CTATTGAATTACTGGAGAATTACAAAGTGCAAGCCATCGTTGGTCCCCAGAAATCATCAGAAGTTCTATTCATATCTAATATTGGAAATATAACCCAAGTCCCCATAGTATCCTTCACAGCAACAAGCCCCTCTCTTACTTCAGATAGTATGCCATATTTTGTGCGTGCAACACTGAATGACTCAGCTCAGGTCAATAGCATTGCCTTGCTTATAAAAGCCTATGGATGGAGAGAAGTGGTGCCAGTATATGAAGATACTGACTATGGGAGAGGCATTCTACCATCCCTCATTGAAGCACTACAAGAAATTGATGCCCGTGTTCCGTATCGCAGTGTCACCCCTTCATCAGCAACAAGTGAAATCATTACCCAAGAACTCTATAAGTTGAAGGCAATGCAGACAAGAGTATTTATTGTTCATATGTCACCCACTATgacttctcttttttttacaaaagcCAAAGAGGCAGGGATGATGAACAAAGGATTTGTGTGGATTACCACAGATGGAGTAGCAAACATCATCGACTCACTCGACCCAAGTGTCATTGAGGCAATGAATGGTGTACTAGGAGTGAGGTATTATGTTCCCAAATCACAAGAACTTGATAGCTTCACCATAAGATGGAACAGAATGTACCAACGGGATAATCCAGATGAATCACCCTTTAATAAATTAAGCATTGTTGGACTATGGGGCTATGATATGATCAGGGCATTAGCACAAGCAGCGGAAAAGGCTGGGATCTCCAGTGTTACAAATAAGCAACCACAGTCCATTAAAAACTCCACATGTTTGGACTCCATGGTTATTTCCACAAATGGCCCTGATCTCTTAACAGCAATTGTACAAAATAAGTTCAGAGGTATAAGTGGAGACTTCGACCTTACAAACAGACAGCTTACAGTTTCTGTGTTCCAAATAATAAATGTGGTTGGGAGAGGTTGGAGAGAAATCGGGTTTTGGACTGTGAATAGTGGACTTTCACGGCAGTTCAATCAAACTGGCTTGAAAATAACAGGACCAGCCTTAATGATTGATCTAAATCCAGTAATCTGGCCAGGAGAGTCAACCGAAATACCAAGAGGCTGGGAAATTCCTACAATTGGTAAGAAGCTTAGAGTCGGTGTGCGCACAAGCATCTATCCAGAGTTTATAGAGACATTCAGAGATCATGCCACAGGTGAAACAAGAGCGAGCGGCCTTTCAGTTGAAATATTTGAGGAGGCAGTAAAGAGGCTACCTTTTGCACTTACTTATGAGTACCTAGCATTTGACACAGCTGATCCACGTAGTAAGGGGAGCTACGATGATTTTGTTAACCAAGTTTATCTTCAG AAATATGACATAGCAGTTGCAGATACTACTATAAGATGCAACAGATCATTGTTTGTCGACTTCACTGTACCATACACAGAATCTGGAGTAGGGATGATTGTTCCAGTCAAGGAAAACATGATCAAGAATATGTGGATTTTCTTGAAACCATTGAGTGCTGGAATGTGGTTTGGCAGCATCATATTCTTTATGTACACAGGAGTTGTTGTCTGGCTTCTGGAGTATCTAGATGGCAATGAACATGTACATGGTCCCTTTTCACTCAAACAACTGGGGATTACAATGTTTTTCTCCATTTCTGAAGAGA ACGAGAAGCTGGAACGCTTTCTATCAAGAATTGTTCTACGTGTATGgatgtttgttcttctggtACTTACATCAAGTTATACAGCAAGCTTTGCATCAATGCTTACTGTAGAGCAGCTTTCACCGACAGTGACTGATGTTCATGAACTCCAGAAAAAGGGAGAATATGTAGGATTCCACAATGGGTCCTATATAGAGGGTCTATTGCTGGATATTGGTTTTGACAGATCAAAGATCAGGCCCTATGATACACCTGAAGATCTCTATGATGCTCTTTCTAATGGAAGCAAAAATGGTGGCATTGCTGCGCTTGTACTTGAGGTCCCATACATCAAACTGTTTCTCGCAAAGTACAACAAAGGTTACACAATGGTGGGGCCTATTTATAAGAGTGCGGGTTTTGCATTT GTGCTGCCCAAGAATTCTCCGCTACGTGCTGAAATATCAAGGGCAATACTCAACATAACAGAGAGCGCTAAAATTATCCAAATCGAAAAGAAATGGGTTGATAGTAATAGCCATCAAAATGATGACAAAACTGATGGTTCGGACGCTATCACTTTTGAAAGTTTTGGGGGATTGTTCCTCCTAACTGGAATTGTGACAGCATGTTCCCTTTTCGTAGCCGTGCTGATGAACGGCTACAAAAAGTATCAGCAAAATGGAGGGAGCAAAGGAGATAACCAAAATGAATGTGGACATgagaaaaaaggagaagatggAGATTCACAAGGAGAACAAAGAGATCCAAATATCAATGATATGGAGAAACAAGCAACACTGCCAGTGTCCCACAGTTTGAACACAAACGGTGACCAGCTACCAGACAGCAAGGACAACGATATATGCTGTAGATGCACACAGAATAACAAG GGGAGACAAAAGTACGAGGTCATCAAGTGGCTCAAAGTTAGTACCAACCTGAGCAAAGTTCACCTTTCAATCTCAACGATCAACAACCAACTGCCGGGGAAGCCTGGCTGA
- the LOC100826502 gene encoding uncharacterized protein LOC100826502 isoform X4, producing the protein MESSAAGGERPQRSGGGASSPPPPPPPPSGWLAGLVSGAGRLLAAVLGPDSPSVSASASGSVASDDGSASSSPSSFRPRSEGYYSGTDHNYFLPFSPENNQLNQTEKETVLKDYAEASLAIVSDIEPKDAIAQLLMQETFSRSECSTLIKIIQERVVNPDSGGTVDGELALAISQKAGRQPTIGYSSFSPNVSTPSSSSLPIHGHGFDNSAGAGAVPTLTPAIPDLLQHNADKIQSDTPDNLRRIRPKINGDTINIAKFKQVDVVRNRPASLGRDDTKHAPFLGTNNVEHTNIVSKVERAEEILDVPKKPLAVPSQHVDSSSLLAGGDQKTFDSAFLNPCSTKDLKNSLPLKVEPLDSFIPFEQKMMDLSHQKHEHAACDDSCSVSKLMFMADIGAAPSLPMQVQLQNDSKNRRRRQPNSPRTAPKPTGSPAKGTRRKNIDAVVKSEIDSLEQRMPVLAEEQDPDYVPEKRPVGRPRKGR; encoded by the exons aTGGAGTCATccgccgcgggcggcgagcggcCCCAGCGGTCCGGAGGCggcgcctcctccccgcccccgccgcctcccccgccgaGCGGCTGGCTCGCGGgcctcgtctccggcgccggccggctcctcgccgccgtgctcgGCCCCGACTCCCCCTccgtctccgcctccgcctccggctccGTCGCGTCGGACGACgggtccgcctcctcctccccgagctCCTTCCGTCCACGCAGCGAGGGTTACTATAGCGGTACCG ATCATAATTATTTCCTGCCCTTTTCACCAGAAAATAATCAGTTAAACCAG ACTGAGAAGGAGACTGTTCTGAAAGACTATGCAGAGGCATCCCTAGCAATTGTCTCGGATATTGAGCCAAAAGATGCCATAGCGCAGTTGCTTATGCAGGAAACTTTTTCGAG GTCTGAGTGCAGTACACTAATAAAGATAATTCAAGAGCGGGTCGTTAACCCAGATTCAGGTGGAACTGTTGATGGTGAGCTTGCTCTTGCGATCAGTCAGAAGGCTGGCAGACAACCAACCATTGGATATTCTTCATTTAGTCCAAACGTGTCAACGCCTTCATCTTCAAGTCTTCCAATCCATGGCCATGGTTTTGATAATAGTGCTGGTGCAGGGGCAGTTCCAACATTAACTCCTGCCATTCCTGACCTTTTACAGCACAATGCTGACAAGATTCAGTCT GATACTCCTGATAACCTTCGACGAATCAGACCAAAGATTAATGGAGATACGATAAACATTGCAAAATTTAAGCAAGTTGATGTTGTTAGAAATCGTCCAG caagtctcgggagagatgaCACTAAACATGCCCCCTTTCTTGGGACCAACAACGTAGAACATACTAACATTGTTTCAAAAGTTGAAAGAGCTGAGGAAATATTGGATGTCCCTAAGAAACCTTTGGCAGTACCATCACAACATGTTGATTCAAGTTCCTTGTTAGCTGGTGGTGACCAGAAAACTTTTGACTCTGCATTCTTGAATCCATGTTCTACTAAG GATCTGAAGAACAGCTTGCCTTTGAAGGTTGAACCTTTGGATTCTTTTATTCCTTTTGAGCAGAAGATGATGGATTTATCACATCAGAAGCATGAGC ATGCCGCATGTGATGATTCATGTTCTGTTTCAAAACTAATGTTTATGGCGGATATTGGTGCGGCACCTAG CCTGCCGATGCAAGTTCAGCTGCAAAATGACTCCAAGAACCGCAGGAGAAGGCAACCCAACTCTCCGAGGACAGCTCCAAAACCCACAGGGTCGCCTGCCAAGGGCACACGCCGCAAAAACATCGACGCCGTGGTCAAATCAGAGATTGACTCCCTGGAACAAAGGATGCCGGTTTTAGCAGAGGAGCAAGACCCGGACTACGTCCCGGAGAAGAGACCCGTCGGGAGACCAAGGAAAGGAAGGTGA
- the LOC100826502 gene encoding uncharacterized protein LOC100826502 isoform X1 gives MESSAAGGERPQRSGGGASSPPPPPPPPSGWLAGLVSGAGRLLAAVLGPDSPSVSASASGSVASDDGSASSSPSSFRPRSEGYYSGTDHNYFLPFSPENNQLNQTEKETVLKDYAEASLAIVSDIEPKDAIAQLLMQETFSRSECSTLIKIIQERVVNPDSGGTVDGELALAISQKAGRQPTIGYSSFSPNVSTPSSSSLPIHGHGFDNSAGAGAVPTLTPAIPDLLQHNADKIQSVSKRSCSVIQDTPDNLRRIRPKINGDTINIAKFKQVDVVRNRPAASLGRDDTKHAPFLGTNNVEHTNIVSKVERAEEILDVPKKPLAVPSQHVDSSSLLAGGDQKTFDSAFLNPCSTKDLKNSLPLKVEPLDSFIPFEQKMMDLSHQKHEHAACDDSCSVSKLMFMADIGAAPSLPMQVQLQNDSKNRRRRQPNSPRTAPKPTGSPAKGTRRKNIDAVVKSEIDSLEQRMPVLAEEQDPDYVPEKRPVGRPRKGR, from the exons aTGGAGTCATccgccgcgggcggcgagcggcCCCAGCGGTCCGGAGGCggcgcctcctccccgcccccgccgcctcccccgccgaGCGGCTGGCTCGCGGgcctcgtctccggcgccggccggctcctcgccgccgtgctcgGCCCCGACTCCCCCTccgtctccgcctccgcctccggctccGTCGCGTCGGACGACgggtccgcctcctcctccccgagctCCTTCCGTCCACGCAGCGAGGGTTACTATAGCGGTACCG ATCATAATTATTTCCTGCCCTTTTCACCAGAAAATAATCAGTTAAACCAG ACTGAGAAGGAGACTGTTCTGAAAGACTATGCAGAGGCATCCCTAGCAATTGTCTCGGATATTGAGCCAAAAGATGCCATAGCGCAGTTGCTTATGCAGGAAACTTTTTCGAG GTCTGAGTGCAGTACACTAATAAAGATAATTCAAGAGCGGGTCGTTAACCCAGATTCAGGTGGAACTGTTGATGGTGAGCTTGCTCTTGCGATCAGTCAGAAGGCTGGCAGACAACCAACCATTGGATATTCTTCATTTAGTCCAAACGTGTCAACGCCTTCATCTTCAAGTCTTCCAATCCATGGCCATGGTTTTGATAATAGTGCTGGTGCAGGGGCAGTTCCAACATTAACTCCTGCCATTCCTGACCTTTTACAGCACAATGCTGACAAGATTCAGTCT GTTTCAAAACGAAGTTGCTCTGTTATCCAGGATACTCCTGATAACCTTCGACGAATCAGACCAAAGATTAATGGAGATACGATAAACATTGCAAAATTTAAGCAAGTTGATGTTGTTAGAAATCGTCCAG cagcaagtctcgggagagatgaCACTAAACATGCCCCCTTTCTTGGGACCAACAACGTAGAACATACTAACATTGTTTCAAAAGTTGAAAGAGCTGAGGAAATATTGGATGTCCCTAAGAAACCTTTGGCAGTACCATCACAACATGTTGATTCAAGTTCCTTGTTAGCTGGTGGTGACCAGAAAACTTTTGACTCTGCATTCTTGAATCCATGTTCTACTAAG GATCTGAAGAACAGCTTGCCTTTGAAGGTTGAACCTTTGGATTCTTTTATTCCTTTTGAGCAGAAGATGATGGATTTATCACATCAGAAGCATGAGC ATGCCGCATGTGATGATTCATGTTCTGTTTCAAAACTAATGTTTATGGCGGATATTGGTGCGGCACCTAG CCTGCCGATGCAAGTTCAGCTGCAAAATGACTCCAAGAACCGCAGGAGAAGGCAACCCAACTCTCCGAGGACAGCTCCAAAACCCACAGGGTCGCCTGCCAAGGGCACACGCCGCAAAAACATCGACGCCGTGGTCAAATCAGAGATTGACTCCCTGGAACAAAGGATGCCGGTTTTAGCAGAGGAGCAAGACCCGGACTACGTCCCGGAGAAGAGACCCGTCGGGAGACCAAGGAAAGGAAGGTGA
- the LOC100826502 gene encoding uncharacterized protein LOC100826502 isoform X2 — protein sequence MESSAAGGERPQRSGGGASSPPPPPPPPSGWLAGLVSGAGRLLAAVLGPDSPSVSASASGSVASDDGSASSSPSSFRPRSEGYYSGTDHNYFLPFSPENNQLNQTEKETVLKDYAEASLAIVSDIEPKDAIAQLLMQETFSRSECSTLIKIIQERVVNPDSGGTVDGELALAISQKAGRQPTIGYSSFSPNVSTPSSSSLPIHGHGFDNSAGAGAVPTLTPAIPDLLQHNADKIQSVSKRSCSVIQDTPDNLRRIRPKINGDTINIAKFKQVDVVRNRPASLGRDDTKHAPFLGTNNVEHTNIVSKVERAEEILDVPKKPLAVPSQHVDSSSLLAGGDQKTFDSAFLNPCSTKDLKNSLPLKVEPLDSFIPFEQKMMDLSHQKHEHAACDDSCSVSKLMFMADIGAAPSLPMQVQLQNDSKNRRRRQPNSPRTAPKPTGSPAKGTRRKNIDAVVKSEIDSLEQRMPVLAEEQDPDYVPEKRPVGRPRKGR from the exons aTGGAGTCATccgccgcgggcggcgagcggcCCCAGCGGTCCGGAGGCggcgcctcctccccgcccccgccgcctcccccgccgaGCGGCTGGCTCGCGGgcctcgtctccggcgccggccggctcctcgccgccgtgctcgGCCCCGACTCCCCCTccgtctccgcctccgcctccggctccGTCGCGTCGGACGACgggtccgcctcctcctccccgagctCCTTCCGTCCACGCAGCGAGGGTTACTATAGCGGTACCG ATCATAATTATTTCCTGCCCTTTTCACCAGAAAATAATCAGTTAAACCAG ACTGAGAAGGAGACTGTTCTGAAAGACTATGCAGAGGCATCCCTAGCAATTGTCTCGGATATTGAGCCAAAAGATGCCATAGCGCAGTTGCTTATGCAGGAAACTTTTTCGAG GTCTGAGTGCAGTACACTAATAAAGATAATTCAAGAGCGGGTCGTTAACCCAGATTCAGGTGGAACTGTTGATGGTGAGCTTGCTCTTGCGATCAGTCAGAAGGCTGGCAGACAACCAACCATTGGATATTCTTCATTTAGTCCAAACGTGTCAACGCCTTCATCTTCAAGTCTTCCAATCCATGGCCATGGTTTTGATAATAGTGCTGGTGCAGGGGCAGTTCCAACATTAACTCCTGCCATTCCTGACCTTTTACAGCACAATGCTGACAAGATTCAGTCT GTTTCAAAACGAAGTTGCTCTGTTATCCAGGATACTCCTGATAACCTTCGACGAATCAGACCAAAGATTAATGGAGATACGATAAACATTGCAAAATTTAAGCAAGTTGATGTTGTTAGAAATCGTCCAG caagtctcgggagagatgaCACTAAACATGCCCCCTTTCTTGGGACCAACAACGTAGAACATACTAACATTGTTTCAAAAGTTGAAAGAGCTGAGGAAATATTGGATGTCCCTAAGAAACCTTTGGCAGTACCATCACAACATGTTGATTCAAGTTCCTTGTTAGCTGGTGGTGACCAGAAAACTTTTGACTCTGCATTCTTGAATCCATGTTCTACTAAG GATCTGAAGAACAGCTTGCCTTTGAAGGTTGAACCTTTGGATTCTTTTATTCCTTTTGAGCAGAAGATGATGGATTTATCACATCAGAAGCATGAGC ATGCCGCATGTGATGATTCATGTTCTGTTTCAAAACTAATGTTTATGGCGGATATTGGTGCGGCACCTAG CCTGCCGATGCAAGTTCAGCTGCAAAATGACTCCAAGAACCGCAGGAGAAGGCAACCCAACTCTCCGAGGACAGCTCCAAAACCCACAGGGTCGCCTGCCAAGGGCACACGCCGCAAAAACATCGACGCCGTGGTCAAATCAGAGATTGACTCCCTGGAACAAAGGATGCCGGTTTTAGCAGAGGAGCAAGACCCGGACTACGTCCCGGAGAAGAGACCCGTCGGGAGACCAAGGAAAGGAAGGTGA
- the LOC100826502 gene encoding uncharacterized protein LOC100826502 isoform X3, giving the protein MESSAAGGERPQRSGGGASSPPPPPPPPSGWLAGLVSGAGRLLAAVLGPDSPSVSASASGSVASDDGSASSSPSSFRPRSEGYYSGTDHNYFLPFSPENNQLNQTEKETVLKDYAEASLAIVSDIEPKDAIAQLLMQETFSRSECSTLIKIIQERVVNPDSGGTVDGELALAISQKAGRQPTIGYSSFSPNVSTPSSSSLPIHGHGFDNSAGAGAVPTLTPAIPDLLQHNADKIQSDTPDNLRRIRPKINGDTINIAKFKQVDVVRNRPAASLGRDDTKHAPFLGTNNVEHTNIVSKVERAEEILDVPKKPLAVPSQHVDSSSLLAGGDQKTFDSAFLNPCSTKDLKNSLPLKVEPLDSFIPFEQKMMDLSHQKHEHAACDDSCSVSKLMFMADIGAAPSLPMQVQLQNDSKNRRRRQPNSPRTAPKPTGSPAKGTRRKNIDAVVKSEIDSLEQRMPVLAEEQDPDYVPEKRPVGRPRKGR; this is encoded by the exons aTGGAGTCATccgccgcgggcggcgagcggcCCCAGCGGTCCGGAGGCggcgcctcctccccgcccccgccgcctcccccgccgaGCGGCTGGCTCGCGGgcctcgtctccggcgccggccggctcctcgccgccgtgctcgGCCCCGACTCCCCCTccgtctccgcctccgcctccggctccGTCGCGTCGGACGACgggtccgcctcctcctccccgagctCCTTCCGTCCACGCAGCGAGGGTTACTATAGCGGTACCG ATCATAATTATTTCCTGCCCTTTTCACCAGAAAATAATCAGTTAAACCAG ACTGAGAAGGAGACTGTTCTGAAAGACTATGCAGAGGCATCCCTAGCAATTGTCTCGGATATTGAGCCAAAAGATGCCATAGCGCAGTTGCTTATGCAGGAAACTTTTTCGAG GTCTGAGTGCAGTACACTAATAAAGATAATTCAAGAGCGGGTCGTTAACCCAGATTCAGGTGGAACTGTTGATGGTGAGCTTGCTCTTGCGATCAGTCAGAAGGCTGGCAGACAACCAACCATTGGATATTCTTCATTTAGTCCAAACGTGTCAACGCCTTCATCTTCAAGTCTTCCAATCCATGGCCATGGTTTTGATAATAGTGCTGGTGCAGGGGCAGTTCCAACATTAACTCCTGCCATTCCTGACCTTTTACAGCACAATGCTGACAAGATTCAGTCT GATACTCCTGATAACCTTCGACGAATCAGACCAAAGATTAATGGAGATACGATAAACATTGCAAAATTTAAGCAAGTTGATGTTGTTAGAAATCGTCCAG cagcaagtctcgggagagatgaCACTAAACATGCCCCCTTTCTTGGGACCAACAACGTAGAACATACTAACATTGTTTCAAAAGTTGAAAGAGCTGAGGAAATATTGGATGTCCCTAAGAAACCTTTGGCAGTACCATCACAACATGTTGATTCAAGTTCCTTGTTAGCTGGTGGTGACCAGAAAACTTTTGACTCTGCATTCTTGAATCCATGTTCTACTAAG GATCTGAAGAACAGCTTGCCTTTGAAGGTTGAACCTTTGGATTCTTTTATTCCTTTTGAGCAGAAGATGATGGATTTATCACATCAGAAGCATGAGC ATGCCGCATGTGATGATTCATGTTCTGTTTCAAAACTAATGTTTATGGCGGATATTGGTGCGGCACCTAG CCTGCCGATGCAAGTTCAGCTGCAAAATGACTCCAAGAACCGCAGGAGAAGGCAACCCAACTCTCCGAGGACAGCTCCAAAACCCACAGGGTCGCCTGCCAAGGGCACACGCCGCAAAAACATCGACGCCGTGGTCAAATCAGAGATTGACTCCCTGGAACAAAGGATGCCGGTTTTAGCAGAGGAGCAAGACCCGGACTACGTCCCGGAGAAGAGACCCGTCGGGAGACCAAGGAAAGGAAGGTGA